TATTACGCCACATTATGATTCTCTACTCGTTAAATTATCAACCTGGGCGCTTACGTTTGAACAAGCAGCGTCGAAAATGGTCCGTAACCTTAAGGAGTTTAGAATCCGCGGAATTAAGACGAATATTGCATTTCTTGAAAATGTGATCAAACATGAACAGTTCGTTTCTGGTGAATACAATACGTCATTTATTGACACGACTCCTGAACTCTTTGTATTCCCTAAGCGTAAAGACCGTGGTACGAAAATGCTATCATACATCGCAAATGTTACAGTTAACGGTTTCCCTGGTCTAGGAATTCAAAGTAAACCGACAGCTAATAAACCTAGAATACCTTATGTAGACTTTACAAAAGCTCCTCCAGAAGGCTCTAAACAAATCTTGGACCGAGAAGGGGTACAAGGTTTAACGAATTGGATTAAATCGAGAGAAGAAGTTTTATTAACAGATACTACTTTCAGAGATGCGCATCAGTCGTTATTAGCTACACGTGTACGAACACATGACTTATTGCAGATTGCTGAACCGACGGCAAAACACCTACCTGAACTCTTTTCAATGGAAATGTGGGGTGGCGCAACGTTCGATGTTGCGTATAGGTTCCTAAATGAGGACCCATGGGAGAGGTTGATTCAGCTAAGGAAGAAATCGCCTAACGTTTTATTCCAAATGTTATTAAGAGCTTCAAATGCAGTTGGATATAAAAACTATCCTGATAATGTCATTAAGGAATTTGTAAATAAGTCTGCATCAGCTGGAATTGATGTCTTTCGAATTTTCGATAGTTTAAATTGGATTGATGGCATGAAGGTTGCAATCGAGGCGGTTCGTGATACCGGTAAAGTAGCTGAGGCAGCAATTTGTTATACAGGTGATATACTAGATTCTTCTAGAAGTAAATACGACCTTAACTACTATTTGTCAATGGCGAAAGAACTTGAACAAGCAGGGGCACATATTCTTGCCATTAAAGATATGGCAGGACTCCTTAAGCCTCAAGCGGCGTATGAACTGATTTCGGCGTTGAAACAAGAGATTAATATTCCAATACACCTTCATACTCACGATACGAGTGGAAACGGAATCATGACTTATGCTAAAGCTGTTGATGCTGGTGTAGACATTGTAGATGTTGCAATCAGCTCTATGTCAGGATTAACTTCACAGCCAAGTGCTAATTCCTTGTATTACGCACTAGAAGGTAGCGGAAGACAACCGAATGTTTCTATCCCTAAATTAGAAGAATTATCTCACTATTGGGAAGATGTTCGTAAATATTATAAAGGTTTTGAAAGTGGAATGAACTCACCACATACTGAAATATATGAGCATGAAATGCCTGGAGGACAATACAGTAACCTACAACAACAAGCGAAGGCGGTAGGGCTTGGTCACCGTTGGGATGAAGTGAAGAAAATGTATCGTAGAGTGAACGACCTCTTTGGTGATATTGTGAAAGTAACACCTTCTTCAAAAGTAGTTGGAGATATGGCCTTATATATGGTCCAAAATGATTTAACTGAAGATGATATTTATGAAAAAGGGGAAACACTTGATTTTCCTGATTCAGTCGTTGAAATGTTCCAAGGATATTTAGGACAACCATACCAAGGGTTTCCAAAAGATTTACAGAAAATCATCTTAAAAGGAAGAAAGCCTTTATCAGCTAGACCAGGGGAACTACTTGAACCGGTAGATTTCCAAGAGATGAAAGAGATGTTATACCATAAATTAGATAGACCTGTTACAAGCCACGATTTAATTTCATACGCTCTTTACCCTAAGGTGTATATGGATCGTGAAAAAATGAATGAACAGTTCGGTAATATTAGTGTGTTAGACACACCTACGTTCTTCTATGGAATGAGATTAGGTGAAGAAATTGAAGTTGAAATTGAACAAGGAAAGACTTTAATCGTTAAATTAGTTTCAATAGGAGAACCACAAAATGATGGTACGAGGACTGTATATTTCGAGTTGAATGGACAACCTCGTGAAGTTGTCGTTAAAGATGAAAATGTTAAAACAAATGTGGTTGCAAAGCCTAAAGCCGATAAAGCAAATGAAAAACATATCGGAGCTTCAATGCCGGGGACAGTCATCAAAGTCCTTGTAGCAAAAGGTGAAAAAGTCAAAAAAGGTGACCATTTGATGATTACAGAAGCGATGAAAATGGAAACAACCATTCAAGCACCTTATGACTCAGAAATTAAAGATATCCACGTTGAGAATGGTACTACTTTACAACCAGGTGATTTGTTAATTGAATTAAATTAATTAATGATTTCATAGAAAAAGCTATCCGGAACTTGAGTTCCGGATAGCTTTTTTGCTGGGCGTGTAAAATTATTTGGTTTGTTTTGTTCATAGCCTATTAATAATCATGACTTTCGTAGGAGTAACATAATTACGTAGCTTAACGTTGCAAATAAGATTGAAATAAACAAACCATGCATTAATCCAATGAATAGATTTAATTGAGTAAATATCATCAATGCACCAGATGTTACTTGCAGGGAAACTAGTATAAGTAGGATGATGAATGATATATAGATCGGTTTGAGGTGCTTATAATACTTATGAATTTGGATGAAACTCAATAAAATCCATAGGAAGAACAATCCTGCCAAAAATCTGTGCGTATAGTGAATCAATTCCAATTCATTTGTTGGAGGTAAGAACTCCCCATTACATAGAGGCCAACCTGAACATGCCAAGCTTGCTTTTGTGTGTCGCACGAGAGCTCCTGTGTATACGAGTGTGTAAAGATAGATAAATAATAGATATACATTCCATTTAAAGCCTCTGTCTAAATTTAAGACAATTCGTTGTTTGCTACTTTCAAAAATTACCACCGCCAACAATACGACACTCGCAAACGAAATGAGAGAAAACCCAAAATGGAGTGCGAGTACAAATGACGATTGTCCCCACACGACCGCTGCAGCACCTAGAAGGCCTTGAAACAAAATGAAGAACACAGATAAGAAGGAAAGAATCTTTACTTCTTTCGATTTTCGGAATGTTAACCAAGCCCAGACTGCGAGAATGGTAACCATTAAGCCTAAAGTCGCAGAAACAATTCGATGACTATATTCAATTATAGTTTCTAATTCTGGTTGAGAGGGAAGAACTTCACCATAGCATAATGGCCAAGAATTTCCGCAACCCTCACCAGACCCTGTTGTCGTAACAATTGCCCCCATGAGTAAGACGAGTAGCATACCTAAACTGGTCAGAACACTGTACAATTTTAATAAACGAGTCATATGTGACACCTTCTCTTTACGGTTTACAAAAGTAATTATTCCCTATTGAAGCATATATTTCAATGCTGTAGAGAAACTAAACTTATGTCGAATCAAGTCTAGTGTAAGTATACAAAATAATTGAATTCGTTTATAATGTTAAAGGACATTTCAATCGTGAATATCGTAACATATGTCTATGAAGCAATTCATTATAAATGTGAACAACCATAGACAATTTACGAAAACTGTTTTCACGAAGCCTATTTACTGATAAATTAGAATAGGTGTTTTCCTATCGCTTATGATTGATGTAAGATATGGAAATAGAGTTTTATAAAGGAGGTGGAAGCATGAGCAAAACGAATACAACAACTTATGAAGCATCAAGCAGAGTTATGGAGCCAGGTCCTTTATCTGAAGCTAATCCGACTGGAACATGGAAAGACTTTCTGACGCTTGCGAAAATGGGAATTGTCATGTCGAATCTCATTACAACTTTTGCAGGTTTTTGGATTGCTTTGCAAGTTACAGACGCTAACCTGATTGCGCACATCCCAACAGCAATATTGACCCTACTTGGATCAGCGCTTGTCATTGCCGGAGGTTGTAGTTTAAATAACTATATTGATCGGGATATCGATCACTTAATGGAACGTACACATGAACGTCCGACGGTTACTGGTAAGATCGATGCCAATCAAGTACTATGGGTCGGGATTACACTATCAGCAATCGGTACACTTCTATTAATGTTCGCCTCCTTGATGGCTGCACTACTTGGTGTGATTGGACTCTTTGTGTATGTCATCGTTTACACGATGTGGCTGAAGCGTACTCACTCAA
This Pseudalkalibacillus berkeleyi DNA region includes the following protein-coding sequences:
- the pyc gene encoding pyruvate carboxylase, giving the protein MQKINKVLVANRGEIAIRIFRACTELNIRTVAVYSKEDSGSFHRYKADEAYLIGEGKKPIDAYLDIEGIIEVAKRYGVDAIHPGYGFLSENIHFAKRCREEGITFVGPETEHLLMFGDKVRAREQAIKADIPVIPGTNGPVETVDEVKRFANENGFPVIIKATLGGGGRGMRIVRNMASLEDAYDRAKSEARAAFGKDEIYVEKFVEDPKHIEVQIIADSYGNVVHLHDRDCSVQRRHQKVVEVAPSVSLTEEKREEICEAAVKLMNKIQYVNAGTVEFLVSPDGSYYFIEVNPRVQVEHTITEMVTGIDIVQTQIMIAQGYQLHQAPISIPAQDQIACHGVAIQCRVTTEDPANNFMPDTGKIMAYRTGGGFGVRLDAGNGFQGAVITPHYDSLLVKLSTWALTFEQAASKMVRNLKEFRIRGIKTNIAFLENVIKHEQFVSGEYNTSFIDTTPELFVFPKRKDRGTKMLSYIANVTVNGFPGLGIQSKPTANKPRIPYVDFTKAPPEGSKQILDREGVQGLTNWIKSREEVLLTDTTFRDAHQSLLATRVRTHDLLQIAEPTAKHLPELFSMEMWGGATFDVAYRFLNEDPWERLIQLRKKSPNVLFQMLLRASNAVGYKNYPDNVIKEFVNKSASAGIDVFRIFDSLNWIDGMKVAIEAVRDTGKVAEAAICYTGDILDSSRSKYDLNYYLSMAKELEQAGAHILAIKDMAGLLKPQAAYELISALKQEINIPIHLHTHDTSGNGIMTYAKAVDAGVDIVDVAISSMSGLTSQPSANSLYYALEGSGRQPNVSIPKLEELSHYWEDVRKYYKGFESGMNSPHTEIYEHEMPGGQYSNLQQQAKAVGLGHRWDEVKKMYRRVNDLFGDIVKVTPSSKVVGDMALYMVQNDLTEDDIYEKGETLDFPDSVVEMFQGYLGQPYQGFPKDLQKIILKGRKPLSARPGELLEPVDFQEMKEMLYHKLDRPVTSHDLISYALYPKVYMDREKMNEQFGNISVLDTPTFFYGMRLGEEIEVEIEQGKTLIVKLVSIGEPQNDGTRTVYFELNGQPREVVVKDENVKTNVVAKPKADKANEKHIGASMPGTVIKVLVAKGEKVKKGDHLMITEAMKMETTIQAPYDSEIKDIHVENGTTLQPGDLLIELN
- a CDS encoding COX15/CtaA family protein, producing the protein MTRLLKLYSVLTSLGMLLVLLMGAIVTTTGSGEGCGNSWPLCYGEVLPSQPELETIIEYSHRIVSATLGLMVTILAVWAWLTFRKSKEVKILSFLSVFFILFQGLLGAAAVVWGQSSFVLALHFGFSLISFASVVLLAVVIFESSKQRIVLNLDRGFKWNVYLLFIYLYTLVYTGALVRHTKASLACSGWPLCNGEFLPPTNELELIHYTHRFLAGLFFLWILLSFIQIHKYYKHLKPIYISFIILLILVSLQVTSGALMIFTQLNLFIGLMHGLFISILFATLSYVIMLLLRKS
- the cyoE gene encoding heme o synthase, yielding MSKTNTTTYEASSRVMEPGPLSEANPTGTWKDFLTLAKMGIVMSNLITTFAGFWIALQVTDANLIAHIPTAILTLLGSALVIAGGCSLNNYIDRDIDHLMERTHERPTVTGKIDANQVLWVGITLSAIGTLLLMFASLMAALLGVIGLFVYVIVYTMWLKRTHSINTVVGGISGAIPPLIGWAAVDPNLHMTAWHLFLIMFLWQPPHFLALAMKRCEEYRKAGIPMLPVVSGFKMTKRQMVVYVAALLPVSLYLYHFGTIYVIVASVLGVGWLALGISGFFMKNDIKWARLMFVYSLNYLTIMFVVMILVNH